The Candidatus Synechococcus calcipolaris G9 nucleotide sequence CCTTCAGGGCTAGGGCGGCAGAGGTCGCCGTTTGTTTCCGATTCAGAGCCTCTAGGGCGAGGGCTTCATCCCCCTTTTGCAAGGCCAACTTCGCTCGACCTTCCCACTCATGGGCCTGTTTTTCATTTTGATTAAATTGCTGCTCTAGACGTTTTTGGGAGGCGATCGCCTGGGCCACCGCTTGCCGTAACTGCACCAAATTATCTTGCATCTCAATTAGGGTCTGATCCAAGATTTTTTCGGGGTCTTCCGCAGAACCGACTAGGGCATTGAGATAACTGCGAATCACTCGACTGATGCGATCAAAAAGTCCCACAGATCAGCCTCCTAAAGCCAAAAACAAAACCAGAACCATCAAAGGAACCAGTACCATTATGCACGATGTCTCTGACCATCATTGGCTAGAGACTAAACGCTGCTTAATACTTTCGGCCATGCGCTGGCCAAGATAGTCGGGGATCAGGTTGCCATTGGGGCCTAAAAGGTAGAGGAGGAGTCGAACCCGTCCTTGCCAGATCATGAAATTGGTATTGACCACCAGTAAATCTTCTTGCCAGAGAGCGTGCATCACCTTATAAAGTAAGCCGGGATGGTTGCCCGCTTCAATGAGGAGGGCAGGTAAATGGAATACCTGATCAATGAAAAAACTGGTACTAATGTCCGCTAATCCTTCCAGCCAGGTAAACTCCACCGCCAGCATCTCTTCAACTTCAAAATCACCGTTGAGGGTCTGGGTCAGGGCCCGACAGACACTATCCCGACGCTTTTTAGAGAGTAAATGTCCCCCCTCGGAGATAATCAGCTTGACAAAGACGAGCATGGGCGATCGCACATGGCCATAGAGGCTAATACTGTGGATGCCCAATTTGTAGGCCGCCATGACCCCAAACAGGTCACTCAGGAGAAAGGACTGATTGCGATGGGCAAAATAAAGGGCGGAATGATCCCCCTCCTGGCCCATTTGGATCACCGGTTGCTTGGTTTTGTGGATTTGATAGGCCAGCTTGAGGTTCTGAAGTTGAATCTCACGACTGACAAACTGCTCATAGAAATCGGGAAACGACCGGTTAAATCGCTTCAGCAGTTCAGGGTTCTGAAGTTGAAATTCGGAAACCATACTTTGATTGCGGGTATACTATTGCGTAGGCCAGCCTCTTTCTGGTTATTCCCCACCGATGGGGTTCACTAACCATCTCCAGCATACTTGCATGAGCTTCTGGAAATCGCTTTTTAATGGTCAAAGTTCATCGGCATCTGCGGTGACTGCCCCACCTCCCCCTTTGAATGGCAATGGCCAGGAGGGGGTAATTGAGACAAAGGTTTTTTTCAGCACCAATAAAGAAATTGATGTCTATGAACTCGAAGAACTCTGTGATGCGGTGGGTTGGTCTCGCCGGCCGATCCGCAAAGTCAAAAAGGCGATCGAACACAGTTTTATTGTGGTGTCGATGTGGGAACAGCGGGGCCAGTACCGTCGTTTAATTGGATTTTCCCGGGCTACCTCCGATCATGCCTTTAATGCCACCATTTGGGATGTGGTGGTGCATCCCGACTACCAGGGGCAGGGGTGGGGTAAATCCCTGATGCGGCAAATTATTAAGGAGCTTCGCAGCGAAGACATTAGTAATATCACCCTGTTTGCCGATCCCCATGTGGTAAATTTTTATCGAAATTTAGGGTTTCGTCCCGATCCCGAAGGAATTAAAGGAATGTTTTGGTACCCCAATTCCCGCTAGACCCTGGTTTCTTTCGCTTCAAGCTCCTTATCCTAATGTTCCTGAGTCTAATTTAATTCCCCTTAAATGTATCCTTGAGTACCGTGCGGGCCGCCAAGTGATTGCGGGTCGTGATAAGAATTTCTGCCTCCCGTTCTAAGCGGGCCTTGGTTGCTTGGAGTTCCAGAAGTTTTTGCTGCTCCATGGCCACCCCCCGAAAATTACTGGCAATCCAATAGGACAACTCTAGGGGACTGGTGGGCACATCGGCGGGAAGTTCAATGGCCTGCTCGGTTAATTTGGAGGATAAACGCACCACGTCATTGAGGAGTTGGCGAACCTCCTGGCCCAGGGGACGGAGATCGGTGGCAGTGGGTTCATCTTCGAGCCATTCCACTAGGCCGATACGATAGGGCTTTTCCCGCACATAGTCTAGGACGCGAAATCGTTGTTGCCCAAGGGAATCCACAATCATCCGGTCATCGGGTAGGCGTTCATAGCGCAAAATTTCGGCACAGCAGCCAATGGTGGCAGGTCGGCCCGTTTGCGGATCCCACATGAGGACACCAAAGCGGCGATCGCCCTCCAGGATGGTGTTCATCATAATCCGGTAGCGAAACTCAAAAATGTGGAGGGGCAGAGGTCGTCCGGGAAATAATACAACGTCGGGCAGAGGAAAAAGGGGTAATTCGCGCACAGCGATGGAAGAAAACGTCATGGTTGGGCAGCGGATAAGACTCAATACTTACTGTATCGCAATTTATCGCGGTAAAAGAGTCACAGTCCCCCTAGAATTCCTGGGGCCTTAGCCCTACACTGTGGGAATCATTAGCTATGAATAAAATTCCTGTGAATAGAATTCAATTCTGGAATTGGCGCGGCGATCTATTTGGTGGCCTATCGGCAGCGATTGTTGCCCTGCCCCTGGGGTTAGCCTTTGGTGTAAGTTCGGGAGCCGGGGCGATCGCTGGCCTCTACGGTTCCATCTTTGTCGGCTTTTTTGCGGCCCTGTTTGGCGGAACCCCCACCCAAGTCTCTGGGCCCACGGGGCCGATGACCGTTGTGATAACGACGGTAATCACCGCCTTAGTGGCCCGACACCCGGAGCATGGTTTAGCCATGGCCTTTACAGTGGTGATGCTGGGGGGACTCTTTCAGATTTTAATGGGATTCCTACGGCTGGGCCAGTACATTACATTGATGCCCTATACGGTGATCTCCGGCTTTATGTCCGGGATTGGCATCATTATTATTGTGATCCAATTGCCCCCCCTCTTGGGTTATGGAGCCAGTGGCGGCGTTGTGACTATTCTGGAAACGCTTCCCCAGTATTTGAGTCACCCCAATCTCATTGCCGTGGTGTTGGGCTTACTCACCCTGACGATTGTGGCGTTTACTCCCCCTAAGATCAATCGGCTGTTGCCGGCCCCCCTGATGGCCTTGATTTTAGTCACGCTGATATCCGTGGTGGCCTTTGGTCAAGCCGATTTACCGCGCATTGGTTCGATTCCCGTGGGTTTACCCCAGCCCAAACTCCCCACCTTTGAACTCAGTGAACTAAAGGACATGATTCGCTACGGGATCATGCTGGGTTTTCTCGGGGCCATTGACTCTCTGCTGACCTCCCTCGTCTCCGATAGTATTGCCCATACCCAACACGACTCGGACAAGGAA carries:
- a CDS encoding GNAT family N-acetyltransferase, yielding MSFWKSLFNGQSSSASAVTAPPPPLNGNGQEGVIETKVFFSTNKEIDVYELEELCDAVGWSRRPIRKVKKAIEHSFIVVSMWEQRGQYRRLIGFSRATSDHAFNATIWDVVVHPDYQGQGWGKSLMRQIIKELRSEDISNITLFADPHVVNFYRNLGFRPDPEGIKGMFWYPNSR
- a CDS encoding LON peptidase substrate-binding domain-containing protein produces the protein MTFSSIAVRELPLFPLPDVVLFPGRPLPLHIFEFRYRIMMNTILEGDRRFGVLMWDPQTGRPATIGCCAEILRYERLPDDRMIVDSLGQQRFRVLDYVREKPYRIGLVEWLEDEPTATDLRPLGQEVRQLLNDVVRLSSKLTEQAIELPADVPTSPLELSYWIASNFRGVAMEQQKLLELQATKARLEREAEILITTRNHLAARTVLKDTFKGN